CCCTCGTTTGAAGCTGGGCTGGGTTGTGATGTTTTTGTTGACCCCCGTGCTGGCGGGTCCGTTGTGGCGTCTCGGGCTCGTTCTGGCCTTGATGGTGATCACCGCTCTGAGTGGCTTGCCGATCAGGTTGTGGTGGCGCTCCCTGCTCCTGGTGCTCTGTCTGGGGATTGGCTTTGGCCTCCTGGCGATGTTTTTGCCAACGGGAGATCCAGCCGCCACGCTGGCCGTTCGGCCTGTCCAGGAGTTGCAGGGTTTGTCTCTGCAAACCCCCAGCTGGGAGTTGTTTCGCCTTGGTCCTGTCCAACTTGGGCCACTCAACCTGGGCCCACTGTCCGTGGATCGGCGATCGGCTGAGCTCGGTCTCAACAGCGCAACGTTGCTTGTCACCGTGGTGCACAGCGTGAATCTCATGCTGCTGTCCACGCCAAGCGAGGATCTGATGTGGGCCCTGAATTGGTTTTTGTTCCCCCTAACCAAGCTTGGTTTGCCAGTGGATCGTCTTTGCTTTCAGCTGCTGTTGGCGCTTCGTTTTCTGCCCTTGGTGCAAGAGGAACTGCAGAATCTGGTGCGTTCAGTCGCGAGTCGAGCGGTCAATCTCCGTCAGTTGGGATTCAAGGCTTCCTTCGGATTGCTCCTGTCGGTGGGAGAACGCCTTCTCGCCAATATTTTGTTGCGCGCTGAGCAAGGCGCTGATGCCTTGATTGCTAGGGGAGGGCGGTGGCTTCCTGCGGATTGCTTCCGCCCTGTTCAAAGCACCTCTCCCTTGGCTCGTGGTTTGAACCTGCTGTCATTTGTGATCCTTCTCGTGGTCGTTGGATTGCGAGGCAGGTACGGTGCTCTCTAAATCTTGACGGACTGAGTTGTGGGAGCGGAGCGTTATCTCAATCACCCCACCTTCGGAATGCTGTATCAGGTGTCGACCGCTGGCGAGGGTCGGGATCTGTACGCCACTCTCTACGCCCAGCGCATGTTTTTCTTGGTGACGCTGCAACCGAGAGGTGCGCAGTTTGAGGTGATTCCTTATCAGGACGCCCGGCATCATGCAGAGCTTCATCTGGCGCGCTGCCGTCGTGATCGCGTTGCCGATTTCGCGGATTGGAAGCAGCTGTTCGATCAAACCTTCATTTGATGGTGTCCAGCAGCTCAGACTCTGAGACGGTTCAGTCCCGCTGGCAGGCGATTCAGGCTGAGTGTCCAGATGCCACTCATTTGCTTGCTGTCAGCAAAGGCCACCCTGCCGATGTGGTGCGTGAACTGGCCGCTTTGGGACAAGTTGATTTTGGCGAGAGCAGGGTGCAGGAAGCACTCCCGAAACAACAGGCCTTGGAAGATCTCAGTGGCTTGCGTTGGCATTTCATAGGACGCCTGCAGGCCAACAAAGTTCGGGCTGTCGTGCGAGCCTTTCCCGTGATTCATTCGATCGATTCTCAGGGACTCGCAGAGCGCACATCAAGGATTGCACTGGAGGAAAACCAGAATCCGGAGGTGTTTTTTCAGGTCAAGCTTCGAGACGACCCGGCGAAGGGTGGCTGGGAGCCGGATGCTTTGCGTGAGGTTTGGCCACAGTTGCAGTTACTCCCAGGCTTGAAGCCCATTGGGCTGATGACCATGGCCCCACTTGGCTTAGGGCCGGAAGAGCGTCAGATCCTCTTTCATGACTGCAGAACCCTCGCGGATGAGCTCGCTTTGTCCGATTGCTCGATGGGCATGAGCGGAGACTGGAAGCAGGCGGCACAGGCTGGTGCTACCTGGATTCGCGTGGGATCTGGATTGTTTGGACCGAGACCTGAACACTTGGTTTGACCCCCCCATTCAGCAGGATGGTCGGTTGTGAAGATGATCAAATCGCCTAGTCACTCTTGCTCACAACTCCGTAGAGCGCTATTCAGGGTCCAGGTTTGATTCATTTCCGGTGTCACTGATTTCTCGTCTTCGTGCTGTCGTTGCGGGTGATGATTACCTTGATGGTGATTATGACGATCTCGATTACGACACTGGCGAGCAGGACGAAGTCGAGGAAGGTCCGTCCCACTCCATGTCGAGTGCTTTGGCAACTCTTGAGTCGGGCAATCCCTTTGACAGTGAGCCATCTTTCACTGGCTCCAATGTGATTGGGATGCCTGGTATCAGCACCGGAACGGCTGAGGTTTCCTTGATGGAACCCCGCAGTTTTGATGAAATGCCTGGAGCGATCCAAGCCCTGCGTGAGCGTAAAACGGTGATCCTTAATCTCACGATGATGGAGCCGGATCAAGCCCAGCGCGCAGTGGACTTTGTTGCAGGTGGAACCTTTGCCATTGATGGTCATCAAGAGCGTGTTGGCGAAAGCATTTTTCTGTTCGCGCCCAGCTGCGTGACCGTGACCAACGCCACCCAGGACGAAGCCTCCGTTCCGACTCACGTTTCAAAGGACGTTGAGCAAGCGTCCGCCGAGGCCAGCATCGCTCCGACTCCCGCCTGGAGTGCCACAAGCGCCACCGCACTTTGATCCATCAGTGCCGATTGCATTAGGTGTGATTGGTCTGGGCCGGATGGCTCAGGCCCTCGTGATTCCCTTGATTGAGCAGGAACTGATTCCTGCTGATCAGGTGATTGCAGTTGTGGGCCGACAGGACTCTGTTGCAAGGGTGTCTGCGCGAGTGCCCTCTGGCCTGAAAGTTGTAGCTGCCAGTGATTCCGCGGCAGAACACGCTTGGGCTGCGTCGGTTCAACTCTTGGCCGTTAAGCCTCAGATGCTCGATGGGGTCGCTGCCTCGGCGCCACCCCCATTAGAAACGCCTGCATCGGGATCAAGCCTTTTGCTGTCCGTGCTGGCTGGGGTTCCCCTGGTGCGGCTCCAAGCTTTATTCCCTGGCCGTCTGTGTGTGCGTGCTGTGCCGAATACTCCCTGCTTGGTGGGTCAGGGACTCACCGGTCTGGCTTGGGGGGATGGCATCTCTGATCCACAGAAGCAGCAAGTTCGCTCCTTCTTTGAGCCCGTGAGTGAGGTTCTCGAGCTTCCCGAGGAACGGCTCGATACTTTTTTGGCGCTCACTTCGTCCGGTCCTGCCTACGTGGCCTTAATCGCGGAAGCGATGGCCGATGGTGCTGTTGCCATGGGAATGCCTCGGTCGCAGGCCCATCATTTGGCGCATCGAACTCTCGCTGGGACCGCCGCCTTATTGCAGGAGCAGGAGCTGCATCCTGGCGAACTTAAAGATATGGTCGCGTCTCCAGGTGGAACCACCATGGCGGCGTTGCGTCATCTCGAGAAATCGGGCTTGCGTTCGGCGTTGATTGAAGCCATCGTTGCCGCCACGCAACATGGACGGGGCATGGCGAATTAAGCCCTGGCTTCAGCGGCTAGTGGTTTCTGCTGGATCAGGGTGTCGTAAAGCGCTTCCAGAGCATCGATATTGGACACCATGCGGTAGCGCTCCATGACCCGCTCACGCGCTCGCCGCCCTAGCTCTTGCGTGAGCAGAGGTTGGTCACGGAGAACGGGCAGCAACGTGCGCAACTGGGTGGTGACCCCTTGCGTGCTGAGCACGATGCCGGCTCCACCTGCGAGGACTTCTCCGTCAGCACCAGCATCTGTGGCGATGCAGGCGCATTGGCAGGCCATGGCCTCGAGTAGGGCGATCGAGAGGCCCTCCACCAGTGAGGGCAGCACAAACACCTCAGCGCACTGGAGCAGGGCGATGCGGGTATGGAGATTGGCTTCATAGCCCCACCACAACAGGTCTCCGATCCCATTCCCATACACGTTTTGGAGCGTGCTTCGCAGGGGACCGTCACCCACGATGACGAGCCGGCAGCCGGCTGGCTTCACCAGTCGCCAGGCTCGCAATAACGCTTCCACATTCTTCTCGGTTGCGATCCGCCCCATGTAGAGAAAAATGCGCTGATCACCAAGCCGTGAGCGCACGTCGCGCAGCTCCTTGCTGATCGAGGCGGGATGGCTTGGAGCGGGAGACCAGCGGTCTGGATCCACGCCATTGGGGATGACGGCAAGGCGGCTTTCGTGAACTCCTAAACGGTTGAGGACTTCCGCCTGAAGATCGGAAAAGACGATCACTCGGTCGTAGCGGGAGAGAGCAGGCGCGTAGAGCTGGTAGCTGAGCTGTTGTGTGCCTGCTGTGAGGTTGCGCAAGCCTGCATCAAACGGTGGATGAAAGGTTGCGACCAGGGGAATGCCCAACGGTTGGCAAAGCTCCGGCAGCCTGAAGTCGAGGGGAGAAAGGGTGAGGCTGGCATGCACGACATCGGGCTGCAGCCTCTCCAAGGACTCCCTCAATTCCCTCTGCGCCCTAGGGGAGGGAATGGTGTAAACCTGCGACTTCACCAGATAGGGAAGGCTGACGTCCGGATCGTGAGCCAGCAATGACGTGTTGCTGCTGGGAGCGCCAGGGTTATCGAAATGGATGAAGCTGGTTTGATGGCCGCGTTTCTTTAAGGCCTCAGTGGTGCTCAGCCCGTAGGTGACATTGCCGCAGAACGGAGTTTTTTTGCCGAGCCAGGCAATGTGGGCCACTGGCACCGTCTCGAAGCCGAGTCTGAAGTTAGCAGCGCTCCCAAGGCCGCTCCCAAAGAGCGGCCGTTAAAGAAAGTGCTGCAAGCACCCAGAGCACAGGGATCAAGCCAATGCTGCTCACCAGGGCACCGGCGAGAACCAGGGGCAGGCTGAGCGCAATGTTGATCAGGTTGTTCTGTAGTCCGAAGACCCGACCTCGCTGAGACTCTGGGGTGTCCTCCTGAATCGTGGTCTGAGCCGGAATCGCCACGAGAGCGGCCCCAATTCCGAGGACGCCGCACAAGGTCAAGGTGATGCTGAGATTTCCGCGCAGTTGCCCGAGCATGACCAAACACCAGGTGATCGTGCCCAGCCCGGCTGCGGCGAGGCGACGACGGCTAAAACGATGGCCCATTTGTGCCACCAGCACAGCGCCAACCGCCATCCCTAATCCGCTCATGGCCAGCAGGGTTCCGAAGCCTGTTGGCCCCAGCCCTTGGATGGCAGACGCCAGGCTGATCGCCAGCACATAAAGCGCGGCTAGCAGGCTGTAAAGAACCACGAGATGCACCATGGCTCCGCGGACCGATGTCTGCTCTCTAAGCACCTTGATCCCCGCCACGATTTCTTTCCAGACTGAATCGCGGCTGTCCTTTCTCGGTGGTTCGCGCATCTGGATGGTGCTCAGAC
The window above is part of the Synechococcus sp. WH 8020 genome. Proteins encoded here:
- a CDS encoding PipX family protein encodes the protein MGAERYLNHPTFGMLYQVSTAGEGRDLYATLYAQRMFFLVTLQPRGAQFEVIPYQDARHHAELHLARCRRDRVADFADWKQLFDQTFI
- a CDS encoding energy-coupling factor transporter transmembrane component T family protein, translated to MDWLRQIPIGQYVDGSAGWLRLIDPRLKLGWVVMFLLTPVLAGPLWRLGLVLALMVITALSGLPIRLWWRSLLLVLCLGIGFGLLAMFLPTGDPAATLAVRPVQELQGLSLQTPSWELFRLGPVQLGPLNLGPLSVDRRSAELGLNSATLLVTVVHSVNLMLLSTPSEDLMWALNWFLFPLTKLGLPVDRLCFQLLLALRFLPLVQEELQNLVRSVASRAVNLRQLGFKASFGLLLSVGERLLANILLRAEQGADALIARGGRWLPADCFRPVQSTSPLARGLNLLSFVILLVVVGLRGRYGAL
- a CDS encoding YggS family pyridoxal phosphate-dependent enzyme — its product is MVSSSSDSETVQSRWQAIQAECPDATHLLAVSKGHPADVVRELAALGQVDFGESRVQEALPKQQALEDLSGLRWHFIGRLQANKVRAVVRAFPVIHSIDSQGLAERTSRIALEENQNPEVFFQVKLRDDPAKGGWEPDALREVWPQLQLLPGLKPIGLMTMAPLGLGPEERQILFHDCRTLADELALSDCSMGMSGDWKQAAQAGATWIRVGSGLFGPRPEHLV
- the proC gene encoding pyrroline-5-carboxylate reductase; this encodes MPIALGVIGLGRMAQALVIPLIEQELIPADQVIAVVGRQDSVARVSARVPSGLKVVAASDSAAEHAWAASVQLLAVKPQMLDGVAASAPPPLETPASGSSLLLSVLAGVPLVRLQALFPGRLCVRAVPNTPCLVGQGLTGLAWGDGISDPQKQQVRSFFEPVSEVLELPEERLDTFLALTSSGPAYVALIAEAMADGAVAMGMPRSQAHHLAHRTLAGTAALLQEQELHPGELKDMVASPGGTTMAALRHLEKSGLRSALIEAIVAATQHGRGMAN
- a CDS encoding cell division protein SepF; translation: MSLISRLRAVVAGDDYLDGDYDDLDYDTGEQDEVEEGPSHSMSSALATLESGNPFDSEPSFTGSNVIGMPGISTGTAEVSLMEPRSFDEMPGAIQALRERKTVILNLTMMEPDQAQRAVDFVAGGTFAIDGHQERVGESIFLFAPSCVTVTNATQDEASVPTHVSKDVEQASAEASIAPTPAWSATSATAL
- a CDS encoding glycosyltransferase family 4 protein; its protein translation is MAHIAWLGKKTPFCGNVTYGLSTTEALKKRGHQTSFIHFDNPGAPSSNTSLLAHDPDVSLPYLVKSQVYTIPSPRAQRELRESLERLQPDVVHASLTLSPLDFRLPELCQPLGIPLVATFHPPFDAGLRNLTAGTQQLSYQLYAPALSRYDRVIVFSDLQAEVLNRLGVHESRLAVIPNGVDPDRWSPAPSHPASISKELRDVRSRLGDQRIFLYMGRIATEKNVEALLRAWRLVKPAGCRLVIVGDGPLRSTLQNVYGNGIGDLLWWGYEANLHTRIALLQCAEVFVLPSLVEGLSIALLEAMACQCACIATDAGADGEVLAGGAGIVLSTQGVTTQLRTLLPVLRDQPLLTQELGRRARERVMERYRMVSNIDALEALYDTLIQQKPLAAEARA